The Streptococcus iniae genome contains the following window.
ATGTTACGTTTTGGAATTGGTTTTTGCAGTAAATCACGTTCATATTTTGCTTCAATATGTGGCATTTCAGCGTGTTGATTATAAATGGTATCAATTGTTTTCATAGGAATATTATAACAAAAAAATCACCTCATAGAGATGATTTGATTTGTTAGTTCTATTATGGCTTCAAGCCAGTTTTTCTCGCAGAGAAAAATGAAAAAACCACCAGCTATGCTGGTGGCTAACAAGGCTTCTAGCTTCCATTTATTTTTCCATGTATAATCTAATTGTTCAGGTTAGATAAAGGAGGAAAAATAAATGGCTAAAACCAGTTATAGTTTATCACACACCAAATGGATGTGCAAATATCACATTGTGTTCACACCAAAGTATCGGCGCAAGTCCATTTACTATAAAATTAGACAGGACTTAATCGAAATTTTCCGTTATCTATGCCAATATAAGGGTGTTGAAATTATAGAGGGGCATATGATGGCGGACCATGTTCACATGCTTGTTCTGATTCCACCAAAACTTGCGATTTCAGATTTCATGGGTTACCTGAAAAGTAAGAGTGCTTTAATGATCTTTGATAAGCATGCCAATTTAAAATATAAATATGGAAATCGCAAGTTTTGGGCACGAGGGTACTACGTCAGTACGGTTGGCTTAAACGAGAAAACTGTTGCGAAATACATACGTGAGCAAGAGAAAGACGACATCGCACTCGATAAGTTAAGTGTAAAAGAATACGAAGATCCATTCTCGGATGGAGGCTTTAGAACACGATAAAAGCCCGTTGTTACGGGCATTAGTCAAGTAATC
Protein-coding sequences here:
- the tnpA gene encoding IS200/IS605 family transposase gives rise to the protein MAKTSYSLSHTKWMCKYHIVFTPKYRRKSIYYKIRQDLIEIFRYLCQYKGVEIIEGHMMADHVHMLVLIPPKLAISDFMGYLKSKSALMIFDKHANLKYKYGNRKFWARGYYVSTVGLNEKTVAKYIREQEKDDIALDKLSVKEYEDPFSDGGFRTR